A genome region from Crossiella equi includes the following:
- a CDS encoding response regulator transcription factor, with protein MHLVIVDDEEAVRDSLSRTLRFEGYTVSLAPDGARGLELIREQRPDGVILDVMMPVLNGLDTCRVLRADGNFVPILMLTARDEVDDRVAGLDAGADDYLAKPFALKELLARVRALLRRGGQAGAEPDSPPPAPAGEALTFGDLLLDPGTREVRRADRQVRLTRTEFAILETFLRHPRIVLTRTLVFEQVWGYDFGAGSNGLDVYVGYLRRKLESGGEPRLLHTVRGVGYVLREEPL; from the coding sequence GTGCACCTGGTGATCGTGGACGATGAGGAAGCGGTGCGGGACTCGCTGTCCCGCACCCTCCGGTTCGAGGGCTACACGGTATCCCTCGCCCCGGACGGCGCGCGCGGGCTGGAGCTGATCCGCGAACAGCGGCCGGACGGCGTCATCCTGGACGTGATGATGCCGGTCCTGAACGGCCTGGACACCTGTCGGGTGCTCCGCGCCGACGGCAACTTCGTGCCCATCCTCATGCTCACCGCGCGCGACGAGGTTGACGACCGGGTGGCGGGCCTGGACGCGGGCGCCGACGACTACCTGGCCAAACCGTTCGCGCTCAAGGAGCTGCTGGCGCGGGTGCGCGCGCTGCTGCGGCGGGGCGGCCAGGCCGGTGCCGAACCCGACTCGCCACCCCCGGCCCCGGCGGGGGAGGCGCTGACCTTCGGCGACCTGCTGCTCGACCCGGGCACCCGGGAGGTCCGCCGCGCCGACCGCCAGGTCCGGCTCACCCGCACCGAGTTCGCGATCCTGGAGACGTTCCTGCGCCACCCGCGCATCGTGCTGACCCGTACGCTGGTGTTCGAGCAGGTGTGGGGCTACGACTTCGGCGCGGGCTCCAACGGCCTGGACGTCTACGTCGGCTATCTGCGGCGCAAGCTGGAGTCGGGGGGCGAGCCCCGGCTGCTGCACACCGTGCGCGGGGTCGGCTACGTGCTGCGTGAGGAACCGCTGTGA
- a CDS encoding HAMP domain-containing sensor histidine kinase, with protein sequence MNRIRAWLRRRRWRELSLRGRLIVLVAGAVAVAVAGVSLLSWLLVGAKLEQNFDNQLRSYSALAATASSPAEALRMLQNADRGSTDPDGDDGEDHRPRDPLKGNLWVQFVSPDGTPTTISGHPTTIPVTPLAAEVARGTRAELSENLELGERDHYRVWTVPRNAGGVVQVGKDAGGLRETLAELRLWHFLVGLAGVGAAAAVGLLVARTALRPVDLLTAGAERVARTQDLDSAIPVQGSGEIARLAEAFNAMLAALADSRNAQRRLVEDAGHELRTPLTSLRNNIELLVHTTRHQDPTKSLPREDRDRLLGDLEKQAEELTTLVGELVDLAKADRSPETTQKVDLSTVVEAAVARARPRAHDLTLHTDLTPTTVQGRPKSLERAVLNLLDNAIKWSPPQGHIKITLHTGQDGLARVVVEDQGPGIAPEDLPHIFERFYRAATARSQPGSGLGLAIVDQIATLHHGYALAGPADPQGTRVVLALPTADPA encoded by the coding sequence GTGAACCGGATCCGGGCCTGGCTGCGCCGACGGCGCTGGCGCGAGCTGTCCCTGCGGGGGCGGCTGATCGTGCTGGTCGCCGGAGCGGTGGCGGTCGCGGTGGCCGGGGTCTCGCTGCTGTCCTGGCTGCTGGTGGGCGCCAAGCTCGAACAGAACTTCGACAACCAGCTGCGCTCCTACAGCGCGCTGGCGGCCACGGCGTCCAGCCCGGCCGAGGCGCTGCGCATGCTCCAGAACGCCGACCGGGGCAGCACCGACCCGGACGGCGACGACGGCGAAGACCACCGCCCGAGGGACCCGCTGAAGGGCAACCTGTGGGTCCAGTTCGTGAGCCCGGACGGTACCCCGACCACGATCAGCGGCCACCCGACCACGATCCCGGTCACCCCGCTGGCCGCCGAGGTCGCCCGGGGCACCCGCGCGGAACTGAGCGAGAACCTGGAACTGGGCGAACGGGACCACTACCGTGTCTGGACCGTTCCGCGAAACGCGGGCGGCGTGGTCCAGGTGGGCAAGGACGCGGGCGGCCTCCGCGAAACCCTGGCCGAACTCCGCCTGTGGCACTTCCTGGTAGGCCTGGCCGGAGTGGGCGCGGCAGCGGCCGTGGGCCTGCTGGTGGCAAGAACGGCCCTCCGCCCAGTGGACCTGTTGACGGCGGGCGCGGAACGAGTGGCCAGAACCCAAGACCTGGACTCCGCGATCCCGGTCCAGGGCTCAGGCGAGATCGCCCGCCTGGCCGAAGCCTTCAACGCGATGCTGGCGGCCCTGGCCGACTCCCGCAACGCCCAACGCCGCCTGGTGGAAGACGCGGGCCACGAACTGAGAACCCCCCTGACAAGCCTGCGCAACAACATCGAACTCCTGGTCCACACCACCCGCCACCAAGACCCGACCAAATCCCTCCCCAGGGAAGACCGAGACCGCCTCCTGGGCGACCTGGAAAAACAAGCGGAAGAGCTGACAACCCTGGTAGGCGAACTGGTCGACCTGGCCAAAGCAGACCGCTCCCCGGAAACAACCCAAAAAGTCGACCTGTCCACGGTCGTAGAGGCAGCGGTAGCCAGAGCCCGCCCCAGAGCCCACGACCTGACCCTCCACACAGACCTCACCCCAACCACAGTCCAGGGCCGCCCGAAATCCCTGGAACGAGCAGTCCTGAACCTCCTGGACAACGCCATAAAATGGAGCCCGCCCCAGGGCCACATCAAGATCACCCTGCACACCGGCCAAGACGGCCTGGCCCGCGTAGTGGTCGAAGACCAGGGCCCAGGCATCGCCCCGGAAGACCTCCCCCACATCTTCGAGCGCTTCTACCGGGCAGCCACCGCCCGCTCCCAACCAGGCTCCGGCTTGGGCCTGGCCATAGTCGACCAAATCGCCACCCTCCACCACGGCTACGCCCTGGCAGGCCCGGCGGATCCCCAGGGCACCCGGGTGGTCCTGGCCCTGCCCACAGCCGACCCGGCCTGA
- a CDS encoding alpha/beta hydrolase family protein, with protein MVQEGGQGLQQHPLAVLPFQRGQRRDQGRVQHLLVADRPDHYSAAVSSAPGFAPYSSVLYECYLGFPQTDREAYRKAETYPLATNLEAAYLLACGTVDHATWTDSLKMSEALIQAGKAHEFVALPGQFHAFDSLHDGYFWEKVGTFFRAHLGSGQD; from the coding sequence GTGGTCCAGGAAGGCGGTCAGGGTCTCCAGCAGCACCCCCTGGCCGTCCTCCCGTTCCAGCGCGGCCAGCGCCGGGACCAGGGGCGTGTTCAGCACCTCCTGGTCGCGGACCGTCCGGACCACTACTCGGCGGCGGTCTCCTCCGCCCCGGGCTTCGCCCCCTACTCATCCGTCCTGTACGAGTGCTACCTGGGCTTCCCCCAGACCGATCGCGAGGCCTACCGCAAAGCCGAGACCTATCCTCTGGCCACCAACCTGGAAGCGGCCTACCTCCTGGCCTGCGGCACGGTCGACCACGCCACCTGGACCGACAGCCTCAAGATGAGCGAGGCCCTCATCCAGGCGGGCAAGGCGCACGAGTTCGTGGCGCTGCCCGGGCAGTTCCACGCTTTCGACAGCCTGCACGACGGGTACTTCTGGGAGAAGGTCGGCACGTTCTTCCGGGCGCATCTGGGGTCCGGGCAGGACTGA
- a CDS encoding PucR family transcriptional regulator, with protein MLLETLTAFLDHGGGIQRTTETLHIHRATLYQRLKRIQQITGCDLDSGEDRLMLHLGLKLRLLAAAYRDHLGGP; from the coding sequence GTGCTGCTGGAGACCCTGACCGCCTTCCTGGACCACGGCGGCGGCATCCAGCGCACCACCGAGACGCTGCACATCCACCGCGCGACGCTCTACCAGCGGCTCAAGCGCATTCAGCAGATCACCGGCTGCGACCTGGACAGCGGCGAGGACCGCCTGATGCTGCACCTGGGCCTCAAGCTCCGCCTGCTCGCCGCGGCCTACCGGGACCACCTCGGCGGCCCCTGA
- a CDS encoding TetR/AcrR family transcriptional regulator, protein MSEPRLRADAADNRARIIEIAKEVVASSAELKLNAVAKQAGVGQGTLYRHFPTREALLAEVYRHEVEELVAAAPDLLAEYDPVTALGRWFDRVAAYARVKRGVFAALEAGVWQELAAHSIGPIGDTLTTLLAAGKAAGTLRPDVDARDIILLLGCLTRLTEDEWDARAHHLLRLILDGLRAGA, encoded by the coding sequence ATGTCCGAACCCCGGTTGCGCGCCGATGCCGCCGACAACCGCGCCCGGATCATCGAGATCGCCAAGGAGGTCGTGGCCAGCTCGGCGGAGCTGAAGCTCAACGCGGTCGCCAAGCAGGCGGGAGTAGGCCAGGGCACCCTCTACCGGCACTTCCCCACCCGGGAGGCCCTGCTCGCCGAGGTCTACCGGCACGAGGTCGAGGAGCTGGTCGCCGCCGCCCCGGACCTGCTCGCCGAGTACGACCCGGTGACCGCCCTGGGCCGCTGGTTCGACCGCGTTGCCGCCTACGCCCGGGTCAAGCGCGGGGTCTTCGCCGCCCTGGAGGCCGGGGTGTGGCAGGAGCTCGCCGCGCACAGCATCGGCCCGATCGGCGACACCCTCACCACCCTGCTGGCCGCGGGCAAGGCCGCCGGGACCCTGCGCCCCGACGTCGACGCCCGCGACATCATCCTGCTGCTGGGCTGCCTGACGCGGCTCACCGAGGACGAGTGGGACGCCCGCGCCCACCACCTGCTGCGCCTCATCCTCGACGGCCTGCGCGCCGGGGCCTGA
- a CDS encoding SDR family oxidoreductase: MAGIEGKVVAITGASSGIGEATARLLAERGAAVVLGARREDRLTSLVRDIRARGGRAAARTTDVTRPEDLQGLVDQAVTEFGRLDVLVGNAGIAKLGPMADLDVDAWTAMLDVNVRGVLHGIAAALPVFRRQGRGHLVTTLSMAGVRVLPTMAVYAGAKNAARTILESLRQESTDGVLRSTSISPGYVQTELVDDPASGHTIPDFALDPGAVARAIAFAVEQPHDVEIGDIVIRPTVQG; the protein is encoded by the coding sequence ATGGCAGGAATCGAAGGCAAGGTCGTCGCCATCACCGGCGCCAGCAGCGGCATCGGGGAGGCGACCGCACGCCTGTTGGCCGAACGGGGCGCGGCCGTCGTCCTCGGCGCCCGCCGGGAGGACCGCCTCACCAGCCTCGTGCGGGACATCCGCGCCCGGGGCGGCCGGGCCGCCGCCCGCACCACCGACGTCACCCGGCCCGAGGACCTGCAAGGGCTGGTCGACCAGGCTGTCACCGAGTTCGGCCGCCTGGACGTCCTGGTCGGGAACGCGGGCATCGCCAAGCTCGGTCCGATGGCCGACCTGGACGTCGACGCCTGGACGGCGATGCTGGACGTGAACGTGCGGGGCGTGCTGCACGGCATCGCGGCGGCCCTGCCGGTGTTCCGTCGCCAGGGCCGGGGCCACCTCGTCACCACGCTGTCCATGGCCGGGGTGAGGGTCCTGCCCACCATGGCCGTCTACGCGGGGGCCAAGAACGCCGCGCGCACGATCCTGGAGTCCCTGCGCCAGGAGTCCACCGACGGCGTGCTGCGCTCCACCTCGATCTCACCCGGTTACGTCCAGACCGAGCTGGTCGACGACCCCGCGTCGGGTCACACCATCCCGGACTTCGCACTCGATCCGGGGGCCGTCGCCCGTGCGATCGCCTTCGCCGTGGAGCAGCCCCACGACGTGGAGATCGGGGACATCGTCATCCGGCCGACCGTCCAGGGCTGA
- a CDS encoding MmcQ/YjbR family DNA-binding protein, which produces MGVRSERFKKIIAGLAEVETGQARDYESFAVRGKKFGFYWPRTQTVGLKQTLSEQLALVAERPEVFEVQFTAGAFGWVVVHLAGIEADELAELVYEAWQLSAPEELVAARPFRAG; this is translated from the coding sequence ATGGGTGTGCGGAGCGAGCGGTTCAAGAAGATCATCGCTGGGCTGGCCGAGGTGGAGACCGGGCAGGCGAGGGACTATGAGTCCTTCGCCGTGCGCGGGAAGAAGTTCGGGTTCTACTGGCCCCGCACCCAGACCGTGGGGCTGAAGCAGACGCTGTCCGAGCAGCTCGCCCTGGTGGCGGAGCGGCCCGAGGTGTTCGAGGTGCAGTTCACCGCCGGGGCGTTCGGGTGGGTGGTGGTGCACCTGGCCGGGATCGAGGCCGATGAGCTGGCCGAGCTGGTGTACGAGGCCTGGCAGCTGTCCGCGCCCGAGGAGCTCGTCGCCGCGAGGCCGTTCCGGGCCGGATAA
- a CDS encoding endo-beta-N-acetylglucosaminidase H, translating to MVKFGRISRRSAVLGVLAAAALAAGVAAPGSAAPREAAAQPVAAPTKTGPVSVAYVEVNNHSIANVGKYSLSGNGGNVFDLAIIFAANINYNTSTKQAYLHFNENVQRTLDNAATQIRPLQAKGIKVVLSILGNHQGAGFANFPDQPSAAAFARQLSDAVARYGLDGIDFDDEYAKYGENGTGQPNASSFVHLVTALRNNMPNKIISLYNIGPAAARLSYNGVHVGSKINYAWNPWYGSWQVPNTGMSKDRLSPAAVHLNTTSTSTAASFAKRTVAEGYGVYLTYDLKGGDHSGYLSNFTKELYGGRTAVYTP from the coding sequence ATGGTCAAGTTCGGGCGGATCAGCAGACGGTCGGCCGTGCTCGGGGTCCTGGCCGCGGCCGCGCTCGCGGCCGGGGTGGCCGCACCCGGCAGTGCCGCGCCCCGGGAGGCGGCGGCGCAGCCGGTCGCCGCGCCGACCAAGACCGGGCCGGTGTCGGTGGCCTACGTCGAGGTCAACAACCACAGCATCGCCAACGTCGGCAAGTACTCGCTGTCCGGCAACGGCGGCAACGTGTTCGACCTCGCCATCATCTTCGCCGCGAACATCAACTACAACACCAGCACCAAGCAGGCCTACCTGCACTTCAACGAGAACGTGCAGCGCACCCTGGACAACGCGGCCACCCAGATCCGCCCGCTCCAGGCCAAGGGCATCAAGGTCGTGCTCTCGATCCTGGGCAACCACCAGGGGGCCGGGTTCGCCAACTTCCCGGACCAGCCGTCGGCGGCGGCCTTCGCCCGGCAGCTCTCCGACGCGGTCGCCCGGTACGGGCTGGACGGCATCGACTTCGACGACGAGTACGCCAAGTACGGCGAGAACGGCACCGGCCAGCCCAACGCCTCCTCGTTCGTGCACCTGGTGACCGCGCTGCGGAACAACATGCCGAACAAGATCATCTCGCTGTACAACATCGGCCCGGCCGCCGCCCGCCTGTCCTACAACGGCGTGCACGTCGGCTCGAAGATCAACTACGCCTGGAACCCCTGGTACGGCTCGTGGCAGGTGCCCAACACCGGCATGTCCAAGGACCGCCTCTCGCCCGCGGCGGTGCACCTGAACACCACCTCCACCAGCACCGCGGCCAGCTTCGCCAAGCGCACGGTCGCCGAGGGCTACGGGGTCTACCTGACCTACGACCTCAAGGGCGGCGACCACTCCGGCTACCTCTCCAACTTCACCAAGGAGCTGTACGGCGGGCGCACCGCCGTCTACACCCCCTGA
- a CDS encoding DUF998 domain-containing protein: MTTASRATARISPIPLARVLLAGAALVLGYLTVTYSVQVDPVWDPVSDYVFQSAPLFVGLVLLVVASGWVIAAGLRRDTRATVLFGLWVAGLLTVAAVPGNVSATVSTVGGEIHRLGGAVFLLCLPLAAMRVAELVGGAPAVWWLAVLSLVTAAGFGLSQVVPALPQGITQRLALIAQAVLLLALAPLTGRRVR, encoded by the coding sequence GTGACCACTGCCAGCCGCGCGACGGCCCGGATCAGCCCGATTCCACTGGCTCGTGTCCTGCTCGCCGGGGCGGCGTTGGTCCTCGGCTACCTGACGGTCACCTACTCGGTGCAGGTTGATCCGGTGTGGGATCCCGTCAGTGACTACGTCTTCCAGTCCGCGCCGCTGTTCGTCGGGCTGGTGTTGCTGGTGGTGGCCAGCGGCTGGGTGATCGCCGCCGGGTTGCGGCGCGACACCCGGGCCACGGTCCTGTTCGGACTGTGGGTGGCCGGGCTGCTCACCGTGGCCGCGGTCCCCGGCAATGTCAGCGCGACCGTGTCCACCGTCGGCGGGGAGATCCACCGGTTGGGCGGGGCGGTGTTCCTGCTGTGCCTGCCGCTGGCCGCGATGCGCGTGGCCGAGCTGGTGGGCGGGGCGCCCGCGGTGTGGTGGCTGGCCGTGCTCAGCCTGGTCACCGCCGCCGGGTTCGGGCTCTCCCAGGTGGTGCCCGCGCTGCCGCAGGGCATCACGCAGCGGCTGGCGCTCATCGCGCAGGCCGTGCTGTTGCTGGCCCTGGCCCCGCTGACCGGGCGGCGGGTCCGGTGA
- a CDS encoding glycosyltransferase, giving the protein MNTALAVLLALLAAALFAFAVARQHAAVRAHGSEDRLSLAGFARTLRSRTWLTGTALAVVGSVLHVVALALAPMVVVQPIGVLSLVLTVLLTARARRERVPRTVRLAVLAVCAGVLGVVALAAIPPTTTVVPDVWTVQGAVLVAVVLALVTTWLPGRARCAGLAIGAAVLFGLGSVLMKTATAQLFTADPDLAGLFTAGEAVLLLVLGGWLSHQAYAAGPAPVVVGAVTVIDPLTAVAVGLGFYGEAAHLTAATATGQAGLALLAVLGVGVLARSVPERVEPPEVTVHPKEHVMPASRPRTGRPRLVIAADTFPPDVNGAANFAGRLAHGLAARGYEVHVLCPSPTGRPGRRTEGNLTLHHLRSAGTPFHPDFRICLPWRIKEAVADLLVELAPDVVHTQSHFPVGRSAVRAATTRSIPVVATNHFMPENLFGYVKIPGVARRSLGRAGWADLVRVYRHADVVTAPTPRAVELLRANKLPGSPRAISCGIDIDHYARPVAGVTRSTEASVLFVGRLDAEKNVHELIQAAARVPGLRVELVGDGSRRRALADLAADAGVADRVHFLGCVSDEDLVRAYQRNTIFCMPGTAELQSLATMEAMAAGLPVVAADAMALPHLAHPGVNGHLFPPGDIEALTACLAELAGDPALRAEYGAASRRLIEKHALSSTVDSFAALYREVATPRRFPALSDAA; this is encoded by the coding sequence GTGAACACCGCCCTGGCCGTCCTGCTCGCGCTCCTGGCCGCGGCCCTGTTCGCCTTCGCGGTGGCCCGCCAGCACGCCGCCGTGCGGGCCCACGGGTCCGAGGACCGCCTGAGCCTGGCGGGGTTCGCCCGCACGCTGCGCTCCCGCACCTGGCTGACCGGGACCGCGCTGGCCGTGGTCGGCAGCGTGCTGCACGTGGTCGCGCTCGCCTTGGCACCGATGGTGGTCGTGCAGCCGATCGGGGTGCTCAGCCTGGTGCTGACCGTGCTGCTCACCGCCCGCGCCCGTCGCGAACGCGTACCCCGGACCGTGCGCCTGGCCGTGCTCGCCGTCTGCGCCGGGGTACTCGGAGTGGTCGCGCTGGCCGCGATCCCGCCCACCACCACGGTCGTCCCGGACGTGTGGACGGTGCAGGGCGCGGTGCTGGTGGCCGTCGTGCTCGCGCTGGTCACCACCTGGCTGCCCGGACGGGCCCGCTGCGCCGGGCTGGCCATCGGCGCGGCCGTGCTGTTCGGGCTCGGCTCGGTGCTGATGAAGACCGCCACCGCCCAGTTGTTCACCGCCGACCCCGACCTGGCCGGGCTGTTCACCGCCGGAGAGGCCGTGCTGCTGCTGGTCCTGGGCGGCTGGCTGTCCCACCAGGCCTACGCCGCCGGGCCCGCCCCGGTGGTCGTCGGCGCCGTCACCGTGATCGACCCGCTCACCGCCGTCGCGGTCGGGCTGGGTTTCTACGGCGAGGCCGCGCACCTCACCGCGGCCACCGCCACCGGCCAGGCCGGACTGGCCCTCCTCGCCGTGCTCGGCGTCGGGGTGCTGGCCCGGTCGGTGCCGGAGCGAGTGGAACCACCTGAGGTCACCGTCCACCCCAAGGAGCACGTCATGCCCGCATCCCGACCGCGCACCGGCAGGCCGCGGCTCGTCATCGCTGCGGACACCTTCCCGCCGGACGTCAACGGCGCGGCCAACTTCGCCGGACGCCTGGCACACGGCCTGGCCGCCCGCGGCTACGAGGTGCACGTCCTGTGCCCCTCACCGACCGGCAGGCCGGGCCGCCGCACCGAGGGCAACCTGACCCTGCACCACCTGCGCTCGGCGGGCACCCCGTTCCACCCGGACTTCCGCATCTGCCTGCCCTGGCGGATCAAGGAAGCGGTCGCCGACCTGCTGGTGGAGCTGGCCCCGGACGTGGTGCACACCCAGTCGCACTTCCCGGTCGGCCGCTCGGCGGTGCGCGCGGCCACCACCCGCTCGATCCCGGTCGTGGCCACCAACCACTTCATGCCGGAGAACCTGTTCGGCTACGTCAAGATCCCGGGCGTGGCACGGCGTTCGCTGGGACGTGCGGGCTGGGCGGACCTGGTGCGCGTGTACCGGCACGCGGACGTGGTCACCGCGCCGACCCCGCGCGCGGTGGAACTGCTGCGCGCCAACAAGCTCCCGGGCTCGCCGCGCGCGATCTCGTGCGGCATCGACATCGACCACTACGCCCGCCCGGTCGCGGGGGTGACGCGCTCGACCGAGGCCTCGGTGCTGTTCGTGGGCCGCCTGGACGCGGAGAAGAACGTGCACGAGCTGATCCAGGCCGCGGCCCGGGTCCCGGGGCTGCGCGTGGAACTGGTCGGCGACGGCTCGCGCCGCCGGGCCCTGGCTGACCTGGCCGCCGACGCGGGGGTGGCCGACCGCGTGCACTTCCTGGGCTGCGTCTCCGACGAGGACCTGGTCCGGGCCTACCAGCGCAACACCATCTTCTGCATGCCCGGTACGGCCGAGCTGCAAAGCCTGGCGACGATGGAGGCGATGGCCGCGGGCCTGCCGGTGGTGGCCGCGGACGCGATGGCGCTGCCGCACCTGGCCCACCCGGGTGTGAACGGCCACTTGTTCCCGCCCGGCGACATCGAGGCGCTGACCGCCTGCCTGGCCGAGCTGGCCGGGGATCCCGCGCTGCGGGCGGAGTACGGGGCGGCCAGCCGCAGGCTCATCGAGAAGCACGCCCTCTCGTCCACTGTGGACAGCTTCGCGGCGCTGTACCGGGAGGTGGCCACCCCGCGGCGCTTCCCGGCGCTGAGCGACGCGGCCTGA